Proteins encoded together in one Camelina sativa cultivar DH55 chromosome 9, Cs, whole genome shotgun sequence window:
- the LOC104713136 gene encoding 3-oxoacyl-[acyl-carrier-protein] synthase II, chloroplastic-like isoform X2 has translation MVVGASSCYASPLCTWFVAACMSVSHDGGGDSRQAAVALQSGGRSRRRRQLTKCSASASRSPSPPTIQALVSSCLDFGPCTHYSNSNNNALSSLFGSSTLSLNRHQRRLNRATSSSSSGGAMAVMEMEKEAMVNKKPPTEQRRVVVTGMGVETPLGHDPHTFYENLLQGNSGISQIENFDCSEFPTRIAGEIKSFSTEGWVAPKLSKRMDKFMLYLLTAGKKALADGGVTEEVMAEFDKTKCGVLIGSAMGGMKVFYDAIEALRISYKKMNPFCVPFATTNMGSAMLAMDLGWMGPNYSISTACATSNFCILNSANHIIKGEADVMLCGGSDAVIIPIGLGGFVACRALSQRNNDPTKASRPWDSNRDGFVMGEGAGVLLLEELEHAKKRGATIYAEFLGGSFTCDAYHMTEPHPDGAGVILCIERALASAGVSREQINYINAHATSTHAGDLREYQALVNCFGQNPELKVNSTKSMIGHLLGAAGAVEAVATIQAIRTGWVHPNINLENPDSGVDTKLMVGPKKERLNIKAALSNSFGFGGHNSSIIFAPYK, from the exons aTGGTGGTGGGTGCGTCTTCTTGTTACGCATCTCCGTTATGCACTTGGTTCGTTGCTGCTTGCATGTCCGTCTCTCACGACGGCGGCGGAGATAGCCGCCAGGCTGCTGTTGCTCTTCAATCTGGTGGGCGGAGTCGGCGAAGGAGGCAGCTTACCAAATGCTCTGCCTCTGCCTCTCGATCCCCTTCCCCTCCTACCATTCAAGCTCTTGTCTCTTCTTGTTTGGATTTTGGTCCCTGTACTCACTACTCCAACTCCAACAACAATGCCTTGTCTTCTCTCTTTGGATCCAGTACTCTTTCTTTGAATCGACACCAGAGGAG attgaatcgagctacttcttcttcttcttccg GTGGAGCCATGGCAGTGATGGAGATGGAAAAGGAAGCCATGGTTAACAAGAAACCACCTACGGAGCAGCGTCGGGTTGTAGTGACAGGCATGGGAGTTGAAACACCGTTAGGTCATGACCCACATACTTTTTATGAGAATTTGCTACAAGGCAACAGTGGTATTAGCCAGATTGAGAATTTTGATTGTTCTGAATTTCCTACG CGAATTGCGGGAGAGATCAAAAGCTTCTCGACTGAAGGATGGGTTGCTCCAAAACTTTCGAAAAGGATGGACAAGTTCATGCTCTATCTTCTCACAGCTGGCAAGAAAGCTTTGGCTGATGGTGGGGTAACTGAAGAAGTAATGGCAGAGTTTGACAAAACCAAATGTGGAGTTTTGATTGGCTCAGCAATGGGAGGGATGAAG GTCTTTTACGATGCTATTGAAGCTCTGAGAATCTCATACAAGAAGATGAATCCTTTTTGTGTACCTTTTGCGACAACAAACATGGGTTCTGCTATGCTTGCTATGGATCTG GGATGGATGGGGCCAAACTATTCTATTTCAACTGCTTGTGCCACAAGCAACTTTTGCATTCTGAATTCAGCAAACCACATTATTAAAGGCGAAGCT GATGTAATGCTCTGTGGTGGTTCAGATGCAGTTATTATTCCAATAG GGTTGGGAGGTTTTGTTGCATGCCGGGCTCTTTCACAAAGGAATAATGATCCCACAAAAGCTTCACGTCCTTGGGATagt AATCGAGATGGTTTTGTGATGGGAGAGGGAGCTGGAGTTCTACTTTTGGAAGAACTTGAGCATGCTAAG AAAAGAGGAGCAACTATCTACGCAGAGTTCCTCGGTGGGAGTTTCACATGTGATGCGTATCACATGACCGAGCCTCACCCTGATG GTGCTGGTGTCATCCTCTGTATCGAGAGAGCGTTAGCGAGTGCTGGAGTCTCAAGGGAACAGATAAATTACATAAATGCACATGCAACCTCAACACACGCTGGAGACCTTAGGGAGTACCAAGCTCTTGTTAACTGTTTTGGCCAAAATCCTGAG CTTAAAGTAAATTCCACAAAATCTATGATTGGACACTTGCTGGGAGCTGCTGGGGCCGTGGAGGCTGTTGCAACCATTCAG GCAATAAGGACCGGATGGGTTCATCCGAATATCAACCTCGAGAATCCAGACAGTGGAGTG GATACAAAGCTGATGGTGGGTCCTAAGAAGGAGAGATTAAACATTAAAGCAGCATTGTCAAATTCTTTCGGGTTTGGTGGCCATAACTCGAGCATTATTTTCGCTCCTTACAAGTGA
- the LOC104713136 gene encoding 3-oxoacyl-[acyl-carrier-protein] synthase II, chloroplastic-like isoform X1, with protein sequence MVVGASSCYASPLCTWFVAACMSVSHDGGGDSRQAAVALQSGGRSRRRRQLTKCSASASRSPSPPTIQALVSSCLDFGPCTHYSNSNNNALSSLFGSSTLSLNRHQRRLNRATSSSSSGGAMAVMEMEKEAMVNKKPPTEQRRVVVTGMGVETPLGHDPHTFYENLLQGNSGISQIENFDCSEFPTRIAGEIKSFSTEGWVAPKLSKRMDKFMLYLLTAGKKALADGGVTEEVMAEFDKTKCGVLIGSAMGGMKVFYDAIEALRISYKKMNPFCVPFATTNMGSAMLAMDLGWMGPNYSISTACATSNFCILNSANHIIKGEADVMLCGGSDAVIIPIGLGGFVACRALSQRNNDPTKASRPWDSNRDGFVMGEGAGVLLLEELEHAKKRGATIYAEFLGGSFTCDAYHMTEPHPDGAGVILCIERALASAGVSREQINYINAHATSTHAGDLREYQALVNCFGQNPELKVNSTKSMIGHLLGAAGAVEAVATIQAIRTGWVHPNINLENPDSGVDTKLMVGPKKERLNIKAALSNSFGFGGHNSSIIFAPYK encoded by the exons aTGGTGGTGGGTGCGTCTTCTTGTTACGCATCTCCGTTATGCACTTGGTTCGTTGCTGCTTGCATGTCCGTCTCTCACGACGGCGGCGGAGATAGCCGCCAGGCTGCTGTTGCTCTTCAATCTGGTGGGCGGAGTCGGCGAAGGAGGCAGCTTACCAAATGCTCTGCCTCTGCCTCTCGATCCCCTTCCCCTCCTACCATTCAAGCTCTTGTCTCTTCTTGTTTGGATTTTGGTCCCTGTACTCACTACTCCAACTCCAACAACAATGCCTTGTCTTCTCTCTTTGGATCCAGTACTCTTTCTTTGAATCGACACcagaggagattgaatcgagctacttcttcttcttcttccg GTGGAGCCATGGCAGTGATGGAGATGGAAAAGGAAGCCATGGTTAACAAGAAACCACCTACGGAGCAGCGTCGGGTTGTAGTGACAGGCATGGGAGTTGAAACACCGTTAGGTCATGACCCACATACTTTTTATGAGAATTTGCTACAAGGCAACAGTGGTATTAGCCAGATTGAGAATTTTGATTGTTCTGAATTTCCTACG CGAATTGCGGGAGAGATCAAAAGCTTCTCGACTGAAGGATGGGTTGCTCCAAAACTTTCGAAAAGGATGGACAAGTTCATGCTCTATCTTCTCACAGCTGGCAAGAAAGCTTTGGCTGATGGTGGGGTAACTGAAGAAGTAATGGCAGAGTTTGACAAAACCAAATGTGGAGTTTTGATTGGCTCAGCAATGGGAGGGATGAAG GTCTTTTACGATGCTATTGAAGCTCTGAGAATCTCATACAAGAAGATGAATCCTTTTTGTGTACCTTTTGCGACAACAAACATGGGTTCTGCTATGCTTGCTATGGATCTG GGATGGATGGGGCCAAACTATTCTATTTCAACTGCTTGTGCCACAAGCAACTTTTGCATTCTGAATTCAGCAAACCACATTATTAAAGGCGAAGCT GATGTAATGCTCTGTGGTGGTTCAGATGCAGTTATTATTCCAATAG GGTTGGGAGGTTTTGTTGCATGCCGGGCTCTTTCACAAAGGAATAATGATCCCACAAAAGCTTCACGTCCTTGGGATagt AATCGAGATGGTTTTGTGATGGGAGAGGGAGCTGGAGTTCTACTTTTGGAAGAACTTGAGCATGCTAAG AAAAGAGGAGCAACTATCTACGCAGAGTTCCTCGGTGGGAGTTTCACATGTGATGCGTATCACATGACCGAGCCTCACCCTGATG GTGCTGGTGTCATCCTCTGTATCGAGAGAGCGTTAGCGAGTGCTGGAGTCTCAAGGGAACAGATAAATTACATAAATGCACATGCAACCTCAACACACGCTGGAGACCTTAGGGAGTACCAAGCTCTTGTTAACTGTTTTGGCCAAAATCCTGAG CTTAAAGTAAATTCCACAAAATCTATGATTGGACACTTGCTGGGAGCTGCTGGGGCCGTGGAGGCTGTTGCAACCATTCAG GCAATAAGGACCGGATGGGTTCATCCGAATATCAACCTCGAGAATCCAGACAGTGGAGTG GATACAAAGCTGATGGTGGGTCCTAAGAAGGAGAGATTAAACATTAAAGCAGCATTGTCAAATTCTTTCGGGTTTGGTGGCCATAACTCGAGCATTATTTTCGCTCCTTACAAGTGA
- the LOC104713136 gene encoding 3-oxoacyl-[acyl-carrier-protein] synthase II, chloroplastic-like isoform X3, with protein sequence MVVGASSCYASPLCTWFVAACMSVSHDGGGDSRQAAVALQSGGRSRRRRQLTKCSASASRSPSPPTIQALVSSCLDFGPCTHYSNSNNNALSSLFGSSTLSLNRHQRRLNRATSSSSSGGAMAVMEMEKEAMVNKKPPTEQRRVVVTGMGVETPLGHDPHTFYENLLQGNSGISQIENFDCSEFPTRIAGEIKSFSTEGWVAPKLSKRMDKFMLYLLTAGKKALADGGVTEEVMAEFDKTKCGVLIGSAMGGMKVFYDAIEALRISYKKMNPFCVPFATTNMGSAMLAMDLGWMGPNYSISTACATSNFCILNSANHIIKGEADVMLCGGSDAVIIPIGLGGFVACRALSQRNNDPTKASRPWDSNRDGFVMGEGAGVLLLEELEHAKKRGATIYAEFLGGSFTCDAYHMTEPHPDGAGVILCIERALASAGVSREQINYINAHATSTHAGDLREYQALVNCFGQNPELKVNSTKSMIGHLLGAAGAVEAVATIQAIRTGWVHPNINLENPDSGVDTKLMVGPKKERLNIKAALSNSFGFGGHNSSIIFAPYK encoded by the exons aTGGTGGTGGGTGCGTCTTCTTGTTACGCATCTCCGTTATGCACTTGGTTCGTTGCTGCTTGCATGTCCGTCTCTCACGACGGCGGCGGAGATAGCCGCCAGGCTGCTGTTGCTCTTCAATCTGGTGGGCGGAGTCGGCGAAGGAGGCAGCTTACCAAATGCTCTGCCTCTGCCTCTCGATCCCCTTCCCCTCCTACCATTCAAGCTCTTGTCTCTTCTTGTTTGGATTTTGGTCCCTGTACTCACTACTCCAACTCCAACAACAATGCCTTGTCTTCTCTCTTTGGATCCAGTACTCTTTCTTTGAATCGACAC cagaggagattgaatcgagctacttcttcttcttcttccg GTGGAGCCATGGCAGTGATGGAGATGGAAAAGGAAGCCATGGTTAACAAGAAACCACCTACGGAGCAGCGTCGGGTTGTAGTGACAGGCATGGGAGTTGAAACACCGTTAGGTCATGACCCACATACTTTTTATGAGAATTTGCTACAAGGCAACAGTGGTATTAGCCAGATTGAGAATTTTGATTGTTCTGAATTTCCTACG CGAATTGCGGGAGAGATCAAAAGCTTCTCGACTGAAGGATGGGTTGCTCCAAAACTTTCGAAAAGGATGGACAAGTTCATGCTCTATCTTCTCACAGCTGGCAAGAAAGCTTTGGCTGATGGTGGGGTAACTGAAGAAGTAATGGCAGAGTTTGACAAAACCAAATGTGGAGTTTTGATTGGCTCAGCAATGGGAGGGATGAAG GTCTTTTACGATGCTATTGAAGCTCTGAGAATCTCATACAAGAAGATGAATCCTTTTTGTGTACCTTTTGCGACAACAAACATGGGTTCTGCTATGCTTGCTATGGATCTG GGATGGATGGGGCCAAACTATTCTATTTCAACTGCTTGTGCCACAAGCAACTTTTGCATTCTGAATTCAGCAAACCACATTATTAAAGGCGAAGCT GATGTAATGCTCTGTGGTGGTTCAGATGCAGTTATTATTCCAATAG GGTTGGGAGGTTTTGTTGCATGCCGGGCTCTTTCACAAAGGAATAATGATCCCACAAAAGCTTCACGTCCTTGGGATagt AATCGAGATGGTTTTGTGATGGGAGAGGGAGCTGGAGTTCTACTTTTGGAAGAACTTGAGCATGCTAAG AAAAGAGGAGCAACTATCTACGCAGAGTTCCTCGGTGGGAGTTTCACATGTGATGCGTATCACATGACCGAGCCTCACCCTGATG GTGCTGGTGTCATCCTCTGTATCGAGAGAGCGTTAGCGAGTGCTGGAGTCTCAAGGGAACAGATAAATTACATAAATGCACATGCAACCTCAACACACGCTGGAGACCTTAGGGAGTACCAAGCTCTTGTTAACTGTTTTGGCCAAAATCCTGAG CTTAAAGTAAATTCCACAAAATCTATGATTGGACACTTGCTGGGAGCTGCTGGGGCCGTGGAGGCTGTTGCAACCATTCAG GCAATAAGGACCGGATGGGTTCATCCGAATATCAACCTCGAGAATCCAGACAGTGGAGTG GATACAAAGCTGATGGTGGGTCCTAAGAAGGAGAGATTAAACATTAAAGCAGCATTGTCAAATTCTTTCGGGTTTGGTGGCCATAACTCGAGCATTATTTTCGCTCCTTACAAGTGA